In the Kaistella sp. 97-N-M2 genome, one interval contains:
- a CDS encoding MmcQ/YjbR family DNA-binding protein: MDANQILDHCLARKGVVETFPFNPETLVLKVGGKMFLLMPLETQPLTISVKTDPEWSAELREQHPQVTGAYHMNKTHWNSVLCEGLKPDLILKLIDHSYDLVVASLPKKIRGEL; encoded by the coding sequence ATGGACGCGAACCAAATTCTCGATCATTGTCTCGCCAGGAAAGGCGTGGTGGAGACTTTCCCTTTCAACCCCGAAACGCTTGTGCTGAAAGTAGGAGGCAAGATGTTTCTGCTAATGCCTTTGGAGACACAACCTTTGACCATTTCCGTGAAAACCGACCCGGAATGGAGCGCAGAACTTCGGGAGCAGCATCCGCAGGTCACCGGCGCTTATCACATGAACAAAACGCACTGGAATTCGGTGCTTTGTGAGGGTTTAAAACCGGATTTGATTTTAAAACTCATCGATCACTCTTATGATCTTGTTGTCGCGTCACTGCCAAAAAAGATCCGCGGAGAACTTTGA
- the porQ gene encoding type IX secretion system protein PorQ: MKKITLIPLLFAATILFAQEGTNVYPFLNIPVSARQAALGGDAVSVRDYDVSFAAVNPGLMNLDQDQMISVNYASYLADSKYGTISFVKDLEEGHLISFNAKYMDYGRIPRTDESATIDGEFGAFDATVGAGYAYQFDDNWTIAGSANFVTSKIDNFTSMAVVGSAGVTYYKEKTKETLALVFRNFGYQFKPFNGVRENVAFRVDLGYTKILDEFPVALTVTAHDLQKLNISQDFNNNGQEIRWSRKVADHLSFGAELFPEQSFNLRFGYNVRRGNELAVLDQRSFSGLSAGFGIKISSFRFDYSHVRYHNSSNVNMFGLSMDLIQLSGNRR; this comes from the coding sequence TTGAAAAAAATCACCCTTATTCCTCTGCTGTTTGCCGCTACCATTTTGTTTGCACAGGAAGGAACAAACGTTTATCCTTTCCTCAATATTCCGGTATCTGCGAGACAGGCCGCTTTGGGTGGCGACGCCGTATCGGTGCGGGATTACGATGTAAGTTTCGCGGCAGTTAATCCCGGGTTGATGAATTTAGATCAGGATCAAATGATTTCAGTGAACTATGCCTCCTACCTGGCAGATTCGAAATACGGCACCATTTCCTTTGTAAAGGATTTGGAAGAAGGACATTTGATCTCCTTCAACGCAAAGTATATGGACTATGGCAGAATTCCGCGGACAGACGAAAGTGCAACCATCGATGGAGAATTTGGTGCCTTCGACGCGACGGTTGGTGCGGGGTATGCCTATCAGTTTGATGATAACTGGACCATTGCGGGAAGCGCGAATTTCGTTACCTCAAAAATCGACAATTTTACGTCCATGGCGGTAGTCGGGAGCGCGGGTGTAACGTACTACAAAGAAAAGACGAAAGAAACTTTAGCTTTGGTTTTTCGAAATTTCGGGTATCAGTTTAAGCCATTTAACGGTGTAAGGGAAAACGTAGCTTTCCGCGTGGATTTAGGCTACACGAAAATTCTGGATGAATTTCCTGTAGCGCTAACGGTTACAGCACACGATCTGCAAAAATTAAACATTTCTCAGGATTTTAATAACAACGGGCAGGAGATTCGCTGGTCGCGAAAAGTGGCGGATCATTTGTCTTTTGGTGCAGAACTTTTCCCGGAGCAAAGTTTTAATCTGCGCTTCGGCTACAATGTACGCCGCGGAAACGAACTGGCTGTTTTGGACCAACGAAGTTTTTCCGGCCTTTCCGCGGGTTTCGGTATAAAGATATCTTCTTTCCGTTTCGATTATTCGCATGTGCGCTACCACAACTCGTCCAACGTTAACATGTTTGGACTTTCGATGGACCTGATCCAGCTGAGCGGTAACAGAAGATAA
- a CDS encoding YtxH domain-containing protein, translated as MSKKGNNAAGVLAGLLAGAAAGVVLGMLYAPEEGKETRKKIKEKAGDLKNQAVDEYGRVAEKAKEQYQDVSGKVRDQYGNISTQVKDTADKVVSSVKEGYDKYKDQAISKTTEVVKDVENELDGLQS; from the coding sequence ATGTCTAAAAAAGGAAATAACGCAGCAGGAGTATTAGCAGGACTTCTTGCAGGTGCAGCAGCAGGTGTAGTATTAGGAATGCTTTATGCACCAGAAGAAGGTAAAGAAACCAGAAAGAAGATTAAAGAAAAAGCAGGCGACTTGAAAAATCAAGCGGTTGACGAATACGGAAGAGTTGCTGAGAAAGCGAAAGAGCAGTATCAGGATGTTTCCGGTAAAGTAAGAGATCAATATGGTAACATCTCTACGCAGGTTAAAGATACAGCCGATAAAGTGGTTTCGTCTGTAAAAGAAGGTTACGACAAATACAAAGATCAGGCAATCTCTAAAACAACTGAAGTTGTGAAAGATGTTGAGAATGAATTAGACGGACTTCAATCTTAA
- a CDS encoding bifunctional riboflavin kinase/FAD synthetase, which yields MKIIKNFPNYHESTPLALSIGTFDGVHLGHQSIINQLNTVAQKKNLESAILTFWPHPRTVFSPDDDLKLLNTIEEKTYFLQKHGVQNLFLKEFDADFRNLTGEEFVKQILVERLNIKHLIIGHDHTFGKNKSGDFSLLEKMAPESGFEVEQVEAVDFRDKHISSTQIRNALAAGNVKEANEMLGYVYSVAGKVVHGRKIGRTIGYPTANIAVDQIKLLPKKGAYIVDVFVKGQHLKGMLSIGTNPTVAGEELSVEVYILNFEDDIYGEAISVNFREFLHEEIKFENLEKLVERLDEDKIRTEKFQF from the coding sequence AATCTATTATAAATCAACTCAATACCGTAGCCCAAAAAAAGAATCTGGAGTCTGCGATCCTCACTTTTTGGCCGCATCCCCGAACTGTTTTCAGTCCCGACGATGATTTAAAACTGCTGAATACGATTGAAGAGAAAACCTATTTCCTCCAAAAGCATGGCGTTCAGAATTTATTTTTGAAAGAATTCGATGCCGATTTTCGCAATTTGACGGGCGAAGAATTCGTGAAGCAGATTTTGGTAGAACGGTTAAACATAAAACATTTAATCATCGGGCACGATCATACTTTCGGCAAAAACAAGAGCGGCGATTTCAGTTTACTCGAAAAGATGGCGCCGGAATCAGGTTTTGAAGTGGAACAGGTTGAAGCCGTCGATTTTCGGGACAAACACATCAGTTCTACGCAAATCCGCAATGCATTAGCCGCCGGAAATGTAAAAGAAGCAAACGAAATGTTGGGCTATGTTTATTCCGTGGCGGGAAAAGTAGTTCACGGCAGGAAAATTGGGCGCACAATAGGTTATCCAACGGCGAATATAGCGGTCGATCAAATCAAACTCTTACCGAAAAAAGGCGCTTATATTGTGGATGTTTTTGTGAAAGGTCAACATTTAAAAGGAATGTTGAGCATTGGAACAAATCCGACGGTTGCGGGCGAGGAACTTTCCGTGGAAGTTTATATTTTAAATTTTGAGGATGATATTTACGGCGAGGCGATTTCGGTTAATTTCAGGGAATTTCTGCACGAGGAAATTAAGTTTGAAAATTTAGAAAAACTCGTCGAAAGACTGGACGAAGATAAAATTCGGACGGAAAAGTTTCAATTTTAA
- a CDS encoding phage holin family protein: MLELIKEYAYKRADLLKLEATEKSVSILGTVIYIILALFSALFFMLLFLFGIGFLIGTYLHNYGYGLLIVAGLFLLILILVIAMRKSIKSMVANKILESLED; the protein is encoded by the coding sequence ATGTTGGAACTTATCAAAGAGTACGCCTATAAAAGAGCAGATCTTTTGAAACTGGAAGCTACAGAAAAGTCGGTTTCAATTTTGGGCACGGTCATCTATATTATCTTGGCGCTTTTTTCCGCGCTTTTCTTCATGCTTCTCTTTCTTTTTGGCATAGGATTCCTCATTGGAACGTATCTGCATAACTATGGTTATGGTTTGCTTATCGTCGCCGGATTATTTCTGTTGATTTTAATTCTGGTCATCGCGATGAGAAAATCGATTAAAAGTATGGTAGCAAATAAAATTCTTGAATCTTTAGAAGATTAA
- the cmk gene encoding (d)CMP kinase produces the protein MRKPVIAIDGYSSTGKSSISKIIAEKLGLFHMDTGALYRGVTYFALTNCLNENSEINLADLFQKLDHINLEFRNFNSELVLFLNGNNVSMEIRSNAVAANVSLIACQKEVRDFLLNIQREIAQQGGVILDGRDIGTVVLPNADYKFFLTASIDERTRRRFLELQSLGIESDEQEVRENLVHRDKIDSERTVAPLRQAEDAILIDNTNLSKMETIALILSHIQDI, from the coding sequence ATGAGAAAACCCGTAATCGCTATCGACGGCTATTCCTCCACCGGAAAAAGTTCAATTTCTAAAATTATTGCAGAAAAACTAGGTCTTTTTCATATGGATACCGGTGCGCTGTATCGTGGAGTCACCTATTTTGCGCTGACAAATTGTTTGAATGAAAACTCTGAAATTAATCTTGCGGACCTTTTTCAAAAACTGGATCACATCAATTTAGAATTTAGAAATTTTAACAGCGAATTGGTGCTTTTCCTGAATGGCAATAATGTCTCGATGGAAATCCGAAGTAATGCTGTTGCTGCGAACGTGAGTCTCATTGCCTGTCAAAAGGAAGTACGCGATTTTCTGCTGAACATCCAACGTGAAATCGCACAGCAAGGCGGCGTTATTTTAGATGGGCGCGATATTGGAACCGTTGTTTTGCCGAATGCGGATTACAAATTTTTCCTTACCGCAAGCATCGACGAGCGCACACGAAGACGATTTCTGGAGCTGCAATCCCTCGGCATCGAAAGCGACGAACAGGAGGTTCGGGAAAATCTGGTGCACCGGGATAAGATCGACAGCGAAAGAACAGTGGCACCCCTTCGACAGGCGGAAGATGCAATTCTTATCGATAACACCAATTTGTCGAAAATGGAAACGATTGCGCTGATATTGTCTCACATTCAAGATATTTAA
- a CDS encoding RNA methyltransferase, whose translation MLTAHKIKILQSLDQKKFRQKYNLFLVEGNKTIKEIPASPYKIREVFSLNPAELHFETAVAAEISAAELKKISFLQHPKDSVAVCELREEKLQENTGIQLILDGIQDPGNLGTLIRLADWFGIAQIICSEDTVDFYNPKVIQASMGSFVRVNIVYQNLENFLQKTKNPVIGTDMEGSNFYQFAFPDRFNLVLGNEGNGIRPEIEKLLTDKITIPRFGKSKATESLNVSMAGGIILGQIFKEK comes from the coding sequence ATGCTTACGGCTCATAAAATAAAAATTTTACAGTCTTTAGACCAAAAGAAGTTCAGACAAAAATACAATTTGTTTTTGGTTGAAGGCAACAAAACGATTAAAGAAATACCCGCTTCGCCCTATAAAATAAGAGAAGTTTTCTCTCTTAATCCGGCGGAACTCCACTTCGAAACCGCCGTTGCTGCTGAAATTTCCGCGGCCGAATTAAAAAAGATAAGTTTTCTGCAACACCCTAAAGATTCTGTGGCTGTTTGCGAATTGAGGGAAGAAAAACTTCAGGAAAACACCGGCATCCAATTAATTTTAGATGGCATTCAGGATCCGGGGAACTTAGGAACGCTCATCCGGCTCGCAGATTGGTTTGGGATCGCGCAGATTATCTGCAGTGAAGATACCGTCGATTTTTACAATCCGAAGGTCATCCAGGCGAGCATGGGATCTTTTGTCCGCGTTAATATTGTATATCAAAATTTAGAAAATTTTCTGCAGAAAACTAAAAATCCCGTTATTGGGACCGATATGGAGGGGTCGAATTTTTACCAATTTGCATTTCCCGACCGCTTTAATCTTGTCTTAGGAAATGAAGGAAATGGCATTCGTCCCGAAATCGAAAAACTGTTAACAGACAAAATTACCATTCCGCGTTTTGGGAAATCCAAAGCCACGGAAAGTTTAAATGTCTCCATGGCTGGGGGAATTATCTTGGGACAAATTTTTAAAGAAAAATAA
- the pyrH gene encoding UMP kinase, translating to MKYKRILLKLSGEALMGNRSYGIDNDRLKEYAEEIKKVVDMGCEVAIVIGGGNIFRGLAGAAKGMDRVQGDYMGMLATVINGMALQGALEDAGIFTRLQSAIEMDKVAEPFIKRKATRHLEKGRVVIFGAGTGNPYFTTDTAATLRAIEIGADVILKGTRVDGIYDSDPEKNADAVKYNSLTFDEVFEKGLKVMDMTAFTLSHENKLPIIVFDMNKDGNLLKIVEGENIGTLVTVTN from the coding sequence ATGAAATACAAAAGAATTCTACTCAAACTCAGCGGTGAGGCGCTAATGGGAAACCGATCTTACGGAATTGATAATGACCGCCTAAAAGAGTATGCCGAGGAAATTAAAAAGGTTGTAGATATGGGTTGCGAAGTGGCGATCGTGATTGGTGGAGGAAACATTTTCCGTGGTTTGGCCGGCGCTGCAAAAGGGATGGATAGAGTTCAGGGCGATTATATGGGAATGTTGGCCACCGTGATCAACGGCATGGCTTTACAAGGCGCTTTGGAAGATGCCGGAATCTTCACGCGTCTTCAGTCTGCAATCGAGATGGACAAAGTAGCCGAGCCCTTCATCAAAAGAAAAGCAACGCGTCATTTAGAAAAGGGCAGAGTTGTAATTTTCGGTGCAGGTACCGGAAATCCTTACTTTACCACCGATACCGCTGCTACGTTGCGCGCCATTGAAATTGGTGCTGATGTTATTTTAAAAGGTACCAGAGTTGACGGAATTTATGATTCAGATCCTGAAAAAAATGCAGATGCGGTAAAATATAATTCTTTAACTTTCGACGAGGTTTTCGAAAAAGGGTTAAAGGTAATGGATATGACCGCTTTTACTTTGAGCCACGAAAATAAATTACCGATTATTGTGTTTGATATGAATAAGGACGGAAATCTTTTAAAAATCGTGGAAGGCGAAAACATTGGAACACTGGTAACTGTTACTAATTAG
- a CDS encoding NAD(P)H-binding protein, whose translation MKALVIGATGATGKDLVKQLLNDPDYEEVNVFVRKPLETENPKLKNHLVDFDKPAEWRDLVQGDVAFSCLGTTLKNAGSKEEQRKVDYDYQYNFAKTAKENGVEDYILVSSYGASPKSKIFYSKMKGDLEESVKNLHFNKITIFQPGMLERKDTERTGEVLGGKIIKFANKFGILTHQKPLPTDVLAQAMINASKIKSNGYSKIKLGNIFSFAEKGK comes from the coding sequence ATGAAAGCACTCGTTATCGGCGCCACCGGCGCTACAGGAAAAGATTTGGTCAAACAATTATTGAATGATCCCGACTATGAGGAAGTGAATGTTTTCGTGCGGAAACCTTTAGAAACAGAAAATCCGAAATTAAAAAATCATCTTGTCGACTTCGATAAACCCGCGGAATGGAGAGATCTCGTACAGGGCGATGTGGCTTTTTCCTGTCTCGGCACCACGCTGAAAAATGCCGGAAGCAAAGAAGAGCAGCGCAAAGTCGACTACGATTATCAGTATAACTTTGCAAAAACGGCCAAAGAAAACGGCGTGGAAGATTATATTTTGGTTTCCTCTTACGGTGCGTCGCCGAAGTCAAAAATTTTCTATTCCAAAATGAAAGGCGACCTGGAAGAAAGCGTGAAAAACCTTCATTTTAATAAAATCACCATATTTCAACCCGGAATGTTGGAGCGCAAAGATACGGAACGCACCGGCGAAGTTTTAGGCGGAAAAATCATCAAATTTGCAAATAAATTCGGTATCCTTACGCATCAAAAACCTTTACCAACCGATGTTTTAGCGCAGGCCATGATTAATGCATCCAAAATAAAATCCAACGGCTACTCCAAAATTAAACTGGGGAATATTTTCAGTTTTGCAGAGAAGGGAAAATGA
- a CDS encoding phosphoribosyl-ATP pyrophosphatase: protein MANKFGSLEELRRKKALLKKDISEMEDLLTFENTKESLSALTHGFTDKYLKEEMQPDGEMKVEIKTQEIMKEVSNSVKETVLNRDSIVGFARSEAGSNLVENALKIGAVTFVGNYARKSILNASWKKKAIGLALIYLAPIALRFIRTKLEEYQKNRTTSSMEQLI from the coding sequence ATGGCAAATAAATTCGGAAGCCTGGAAGAACTTCGACGTAAAAAGGCATTACTTAAAAAAGACATCTCCGAAATGGAGGATCTTTTAACTTTTGAAAACACGAAAGAAAGCCTTAGCGCATTAACGCACGGTTTTACAGATAAATATTTGAAAGAAGAAATGCAACCCGACGGCGAAATGAAAGTAGAGATCAAAACGCAGGAAATAATGAAGGAAGTTTCGAACAGCGTTAAAGAAACCGTTTTGAACAGAGATTCCATCGTAGGTTTTGCCCGGAGCGAAGCCGGCTCAAACCTCGTGGAAAATGCCTTAAAGATTGGTGCAGTTACCTTTGTTGGAAATTATGCCCGTAAAAGCATTTTAAACGCAAGCTGGAAGAAGAAAGCTATCGGATTGGCGCTGATCTACTTAGCTCCTATCGCACTAAGATTTATTCGAACCAAATTGGAGGAATACCAAAAAAACAGAACAACTTCCAGTATGGAACAGTTGATATAA
- the frr gene encoding ribosome recycling factor, with translation MEDLELIADMVKQEMDAAIKHLDHAFQKIRAGRASTTMVQDVMVEYYGAPTPLNQVANVMVPDAMTISIQPWDKTAIGAIEKAIINSNLGFAPMNNGENIILNVPPLTEERRRELAKSAKSESDATKVTVRNARQEGMKDLRKLEGVSEDLIKDEEAKIQILTDNYVKLCDDHLKVKEAEIMKV, from the coding sequence ATGGAAGATTTAGAACTTATTGCAGATATGGTGAAGCAGGAAATGGATGCTGCCATTAAACATTTGGATCACGCTTTTCAAAAAATTAGAGCCGGCCGCGCGTCTACAACCATGGTTCAGGATGTGATGGTCGAATATTACGGCGCACCGACCCCGCTGAATCAAGTGGCGAATGTGATGGTTCCCGATGCGATGACGATTTCCATTCAGCCCTGGGACAAAACTGCCATTGGCGCCATCGAAAAAGCCATCATCAATTCAAATCTGGGTTTTGCACCGATGAATAATGGCGAAAACATTATTTTAAATGTGCCACCATTAACCGAAGAACGCAGACGCGAACTGGCCAAAAGTGCCAAAAGCGAGTCCGATGCAACTAAAGTTACCGTGCGTAACGCCAGACAGGAAGGCATGAAAGATCTTCGCAAACTCGAAGGGGTTTCGGAAGATCTTATTAAAGATGAAGAGGCGAAAATTCAGATACTGACCGATAATTATGTAAAATTATGCGACGATCATTTAAAAGTGAAAGAAGCAGAGATTATGAAGGTCTGA